In the Terriglobales bacterium genome, one interval contains:
- a CDS encoding PilX N-terminal domain-containing pilus assembly protein has protein sequence MLTGFLVSKSHPRERGSALIIALILMAVLSALAASLVFVTQIEVSSASTYRQTTQARYVAESGAQAAVDWLKNNLPAPDTTKLDLTKYPATLKNGTCSSSDTSGCVVLSAGLGSGTYSSVDSTAAASFSNFFNSSSNGNQITDMPGGNYNVQAQMMNVKVFKLLGGGTSLVHSWKITSQGNVSGIHNAQAQVSLTVENFPSPIFSYGAFGNSSACSAISMGSLAGTDSYDSSQGPWNASTNHSDTQGNVGSNGSVSLLGAVIHGNDAYANVGGTCSAPSGPNAGNVIQISQLSLPSVPTPTGLGAAVPCGGTCSTLTPGTHYGNIALSGTQLLTLGSGTYYLDGLSVSNQAQIHVSPPGSAIVMYILGSSGPVIAGNGISNIGTGDAPVNFQILYGGGGSSSIVGNGTAQVVFYAPNSDVIVTGSAGLMGALYGNTVSINGASTLHYDRQIANSLNISGPMMATAFSWDRY, from the coding sequence ATGCTGACTGGGTTCTTAGTGTCTAAAAGCCATCCGAGGGAGCGGGGATCTGCGCTGATAATCGCCTTGATTTTGATGGCGGTGTTGTCGGCGCTGGCGGCGTCGCTCGTGTTCGTAACCCAAATCGAGGTTTCCTCGGCTTCTACCTATAGACAGACTACGCAGGCGCGTTATGTGGCGGAGTCGGGTGCGCAAGCGGCTGTGGACTGGCTGAAGAACAATCTTCCGGCACCGGACACCACGAAGCTCGATCTCACCAAGTACCCGGCGACGCTCAAGAATGGAACCTGCAGTTCTAGTGACACATCCGGGTGCGTCGTTTTATCAGCCGGACTGGGAAGTGGAACCTACAGTTCGGTGGACTCGACTGCGGCGGCCAGTTTTTCGAATTTCTTCAACTCCAGCAGCAATGGGAACCAGATCACCGATATGCCAGGTGGGAACTATAACGTGCAAGCGCAGATGATGAACGTCAAAGTATTCAAGCTGCTGGGCGGCGGCACCAGCCTGGTGCACTCGTGGAAAATTACTTCTCAGGGAAACGTCAGCGGCATTCACAATGCGCAGGCGCAAGTGAGTTTGACGGTCGAGAATTTTCCGAGTCCGATCTTTAGCTATGGTGCTTTCGGCAACTCGAGTGCCTGTAGCGCCATTTCCATGGGGAGTCTTGCCGGAACGGACAGCTACGATTCCAGCCAGGGTCCGTGGAATGCCAGCACAAATCACTCGGATACTCAGGGAAACGTGGGGAGTAATGGCTCGGTGAGTTTACTGGGAGCGGTGATCCACGGAAACGATGCCTACGCCAACGTGGGCGGAACTTGTTCGGCCCCATCTGGTCCGAATGCAGGTAACGTGATTCAGATATCGCAGCTTAGTTTGCCGTCCGTGCCCACTCCGACGGGGTTAGGCGCAGCCGTGCCGTGCGGCGGCACCTGCAGCACGCTTACCCCCGGCACGCACTACGGAAACATCGCGTTGAGCGGTACGCAACTGCTTACGCTGGGCAGCGGCACGTACTACCTGGATGGGCTTTCGGTTTCAAATCAGGCACAGATTCACGTTAGCCCGCCGGGATCTGCCATTGTCATGTATATCCTGGGGAGCAGCGGACCCGTTATTGCCGGCAATGGAATTTCGAATATCGGGACGGGCGATGCGCCGGTAAATTTCCAGATCCTCTACGGGGGAGGCGGCAGCTCCAGCATCGTGGGGAACGGAACTGCGCAAGTGGTCTTTTATGCGCCGAATTCGGATGTGATCGTAACCGGCAGTGCAGGGCTGATGGGTGCGCTTTATGGCAACACTGTGAGCATAAATGGCGCCAGCACACTGCACTACGATCGACAAATCGCGAACAGCTTGAACATCTCAGGTCCGATGATGGCAACAGCTTTCAGCTGGGATCGCTATTGA
- a CDS encoding nuclease: MVSSRFSRVPSLLVLLIPFFSVTSLFGWGNEGHTAINKTAALKVPADIPSFLRKAADRIAYLGPEPDRWRERSEYALKNAQEPDHYIDLERVSDIQEFPQGRYEFYQLLYAKRARAGEHADDYLPEHVGLQPYITMEIYGRLKAAFRQYRQLKQEHKSTSAVEQNIVFYAGWLGHYVADACNPLHTTIHYNGWIGDNPNGYSTSKDIHWKFEGTFVADHLSRLKFDDLLSPPNRLSDPFHDYLGYLRHSNTLVERVYQIEKNHGLEGDGSAEAIDFIRHRLAAGCQMLLNLWYTAWLESGEPLPEANKTP; this comes from the coding sequence TTGGTATCTTCCCGATTCTCCCGAGTTCCGTCCCTGCTCGTCTTGCTGATTCCATTTTTCTCCGTCACTTCCCTCTTCGGTTGGGGCAACGAAGGCCACACTGCCATCAACAAGACCGCTGCACTCAAGGTCCCGGCCGACATCCCTTCTTTCCTGCGCAAGGCCGCTGACCGGATTGCCTACCTCGGGCCCGAACCCGATCGCTGGCGCGAAAGGAGCGAATACGCCCTCAAGAACGCCCAGGAACCGGATCACTACATCGACCTGGAGCGCGTGTCAGACATTCAGGAATTCCCCCAGGGGCGTTACGAGTTTTATCAGCTGTTGTACGCCAAGCGGGCTCGTGCCGGCGAACATGCCGATGACTACCTGCCCGAACATGTCGGGTTGCAGCCCTACATCACCATGGAGATTTATGGCCGCCTGAAGGCCGCCTTCCGCCAGTATCGTCAGCTCAAGCAGGAGCACAAATCAACTTCGGCGGTGGAACAAAATATCGTCTTCTATGCCGGCTGGCTAGGTCACTACGTGGCCGACGCCTGCAACCCTCTGCACACCACCATTCACTACAACGGCTGGATCGGCGACAATCCCAACGGCTATTCCACCAGCAAAGACATTCACTGGAAGTTCGAGGGCACCTTTGTCGCAGACCATCTCTCGCGCTTGAAGTTTGATGATCTGCTCTCGCCTCCGAACCGGCTGAGCGATCCTTTTCACGACTACCTCGGCTATCTGCGCCATTCCAACACACTGGTAGAACGCGTCTACCAGATCGAAAAAAATCACGGCCTGGAAGGAGACGGATCCGCGGAGGCCATCGACTTCATTCGCCATCGCCTGGCCGCAGGCTGCCAGATGCTGCTGAATCTCTGGTACACGGCATGGCTGGAGAGCGGCGAGCCTTTACCCGAAGCGAACAAGACTCCTTGA
- a CDS encoding YbhB/YbcL family Raf kinase inhibitor-like protein: MSSQVSTGLQLSTTAFNPQGNIPKQFTCDGADISPDLSWGEPPKGTRALVLIADDPDAPVGLWTHWLIYDLPAEKRQLQQGFPKDRDLADGGRQGQNDFRKIGYNGPCPPPGKPHRYYFKLFALEAPLGLKAGATRKEVDAAMKQARVLAQTEVMGKYGR; encoded by the coding sequence ATGAGCTCTCAAGTTTCCACTGGTCTTCAACTTTCGACCACTGCTTTCAATCCCCAGGGCAATATTCCCAAACAGTTCACCTGCGATGGAGCCGATATCTCCCCCGATCTTTCCTGGGGTGAGCCGCCGAAGGGGACTCGCGCCCTGGTGCTCATCGCAGACGACCCGGACGCTCCGGTCGGCTTGTGGACACACTGGCTGATCTACGACCTTCCGGCCGAGAAGCGGCAATTGCAGCAGGGCTTCCCCAAAGACCGCGATCTGGCCGACGGCGGGCGTCAAGGACAAAATGATTTCCGCAAGATCGGATATAACGGTCCCTGCCCGCCGCCAGGAAAACCGCATCGTTACTATTTCAAACTGTTCGCCCTGGAAGCACCGCTGGGTTTGAAGGCCGGCGCCACGCGCAAAGAAGTGGACGCGGCCATGAAGCAAGCACGAGTGCTGGCGCAGACCGAGGTGATGGGCAAGTACGGGCGATGA
- a CDS encoding Crp/Fnr family transcriptional regulator yields MLSPYGLDIIESCFTCKLRAERLFCDLPTAALQSFEAIKYATAYPRGAVLFVEGQAPRGIYVLCKGRVKLSICSTDGKTLILKVAEPGEVLGLSATVSGKAYELTAETLDPCQVNFVKREDFLRFLREHADACFRVAEQLSDKYNAACHEIRSLGLSHSAAEKLAKLLLDWTSKNGEQNKQEPRLKLALTHEEIAQMIGTSRETVTRLFADLKKKQIVQAKGSTLLIRNKGALKALASNS; encoded by the coding sequence GTGCTTTCACCTTACGGACTGGACATCATAGAGAGTTGTTTTACCTGTAAGCTGCGGGCCGAGCGGCTATTCTGCGACCTTCCCACCGCTGCCCTGCAATCCTTTGAGGCGATCAAGTATGCGACGGCCTACCCCAGAGGCGCAGTGTTGTTTGTGGAAGGCCAGGCTCCCCGCGGAATCTACGTGCTGTGCAAAGGCCGAGTGAAACTTTCCATCTGCTCCACCGATGGCAAGACTCTGATCCTCAAGGTCGCCGAACCGGGAGAGGTCCTGGGACTGAGCGCTACCGTTTCCGGCAAAGCCTACGAGCTGACCGCCGAGACCCTGGACCCCTGCCAGGTCAATTTCGTGAAACGGGAAGATTTCCTGCGCTTCCTGCGTGAGCATGCGGACGCTTGCTTCCGCGTGGCCGAGCAGTTGAGCGACAAATACAATGCCGCCTGTCACGAGATTCGTTCTCTGGGCCTGTCGCATTCTGCAGCGGAGAAATTAGCCAAACTGTTGCTTGACTGGACCTCCAAAAATGGCGAGCAGAATAAACAGGAGCCCCGTCTCAAGCTGGCGCTGACGCATGAAGAAATCGCGCAGATGATCGGTACCTCACGCGAGACGGTGACTCGGCTGTTTGCCGATCTCAAGAAAAAGCAGATTGTGCAGGCGAAGGGCTCAACCCTGCTCATCCGCAACAAGGGCGCGCTGAAAGCGCTGGCCAGCAATTCCTGA
- a CDS encoding cyclic nucleotide-binding domain-containing protein produces the protein MESANQPSCFACELRPTRLFCDLPANALDALDHIKDICSFARGATLFQEGHPGRGVFLLCRGRAKLSISSDRGQRLLLRIAGPGEILGLSASLAGLDYELTAEALDPVQVAFIRRKDLLNFLRQHRQACMQVIHFLSEDLHSAYERVRSMGWAHTRIRTSPSTMRVQ, from the coding sequence ATGGAAAGCGCAAATCAACCCAGCTGTTTTGCATGTGAGCTGCGCCCGACGCGGCTGTTTTGCGACCTTCCGGCCAATGCACTAGATGCCCTTGACCACATCAAGGACATCTGCAGCTTTGCGCGAGGAGCTACTTTGTTCCAGGAGGGCCACCCCGGCCGAGGCGTTTTTCTTCTATGCCGGGGACGGGCTAAGCTCTCCATCTCCTCCGATCGCGGACAACGTCTGCTGCTTCGCATCGCGGGTCCGGGCGAGATCCTCGGCTTGAGCGCCAGCCTGGCGGGTCTGGATTACGAACTCACTGCCGAAGCCCTCGACCCTGTCCAGGTCGCTTTCATCCGGCGCAAGGACTTGCTCAACTTCCTTCGCCAGCATCGACAAGCCTGCATGCAGGTAATCCATTTCCTCAGCGAGGATCTGCACTCCGCCTACGAGCGAGTCCGCTCCATGGGCTGGGCTCACACCCGCATTCGCACGTCCCCCTCCACGATGAGAGTGCAGTAA
- a CDS encoding DmsE family decaheme c-type cytochrome — MTWKRAVLVVAMLGIAFTVEAQLNPAPSAGVSLRANAVNQNLDKAASPPQQAKAPAKPDGDYVGSDTCIACHEDQNHRFQNTVMGKVMAHPHTADEARGCESCHGPGKAHVEAGGGKDTIPVRFTSDSKNTVAEKNAACVQCHARGNQLFWKGSPHDSRHMACVDCHQAHQVVTQTLSQEARFLSPLSTNRGLKKVQPELCLDCHQMRRAQLQRSSHMPYREGKVTCTSCHNPHGSPNPSQLKQSTVNENCLACHTERRGPFLWEHPPVMENCVNCHEAHGTNNPQLLKMRMPRVCDSCHDSSRHPTTPTLLNSVRDFNRGCTNCHSYIHGSNHPSGNFFLR; from the coding sequence ATGACTTGGAAACGAGCAGTTCTTGTCGTTGCCATGCTGGGTATCGCCTTCACTGTCGAGGCTCAGCTCAATCCTGCTCCCTCAGCGGGCGTTTCACTGAGGGCCAATGCCGTCAACCAGAACTTGGATAAAGCGGCTTCCCCACCGCAGCAGGCAAAAGCACCCGCCAAGCCGGACGGCGATTACGTGGGCAGCGATACCTGTATCGCCTGTCACGAAGATCAGAACCACCGCTTCCAGAACACGGTCATGGGGAAGGTAATGGCCCATCCGCATACCGCGGATGAAGCTCGCGGCTGCGAGTCCTGTCACGGTCCGGGCAAAGCGCACGTGGAAGCCGGGGGCGGCAAAGACACCATTCCCGTCCGCTTCACCAGTGATTCCAAGAACACCGTGGCGGAGAAAAATGCCGCCTGCGTGCAATGCCATGCTCGCGGCAACCAGCTCTTCTGGAAGGGCAGCCCGCATGACTCGCGCCACATGGCTTGCGTGGATTGTCACCAGGCGCATCAAGTGGTGACCCAGACTCTATCTCAGGAAGCCCGTTTCCTTTCGCCACTCAGCACCAACCGAGGCTTGAAGAAGGTGCAGCCCGAACTCTGCCTGGACTGTCACCAAATGCGCCGCGCCCAGTTGCAGCGCTCCTCGCATATGCCGTACCGCGAAGGGAAGGTGACCTGCACCAGTTGCCACAACCCACACGGCTCCCCCAATCCCAGCCAGCTCAAGCAGAGCACGGTCAATGAGAATTGCCTCGCCTGCCACACCGAGCGGCGTGGTCCATTCCTTTGGGAGCATCCGCCGGTGATGGAGAACTGTGTCAACTGCCATGAAGCGCACGGCACCAACAATCCGCAATTGCTGAAGATGCGCATGCCCAGGGTGTGCGACTCCTGCCATGACTCCAGCCGCCACCCCACGACTCCAACCCTGCTCAATTCCGTCCGCGACTTCAATCGCGGCTGCACGAATTGCCATTCCTACATCCACGGGTCGAACCACCCGTCGGGGAACTTCTTTCTGCGCTGA
- a CDS encoding MtrB/PioB family outer membrane beta-barrel protein, with protein MKIQRSRQSAYLAVFALLFCSLALFAEDKDKDKDKPAEEKPAQYGVIEFGARYSWGNVDGRQDLLLGPGGPAATGNPSLAPGCLGCGTSLDPVLRFSKYGEYRDIRNGFFVRKLDATFDNLLNTKYYAILQSQKSIYRDQSYLATFGQYGKFKVQFRYDEIPHVYSDVTRTLFTKTATGVWSYPSAIRSTLQASTTANLPSLIAGTGTNAQQGVVTNSSLITPSILRKAGTFLASYDLSENLNINGSFFREAEDGYRPIGLIMNSSPSASATSGFGVELPETISYFNNLARMGAEYGKHDWAVQGAFVGSFFEQNIPSMTWDNPFLLTQPAGSAAISNPTTGRMTLYPNNQAYYINLAGAADLGKWVRLMASISPGWLRQDDSFLPYTTNGAITGCGGVTGAPCTTTASLPAPSLEGSKQTLAMNYTFVTLPWKQFQIKAMYRHYDYNNNTPVRTFTPTEGDAASPVVAGVENTPFGFNRKNFDLTGNWYFAKKSSAKIGYQAEWMDRSHRDVEHSLENTILGAVDVAYWKNLLFRLSYRHSSRKPDEYQDDNSSDPVTGAPITCTDPSVAFTADQRCSRRFDEAHRVRNRADGLIEYTPLGSLTLSAFGGTIQDDYNQRGDTNSPTALNFLTGSAATTNPYYLYGILKDISYNYGFGADYAFSPRLSFFAEYSHEHYYRRLISRNRTPTSGTQTILTCTGCDTANNDWESTTPEKVDIWTVGTDTNLNKKAYFSTYYSLSAGLANTLSRFLGDPTITTGPNAFVLVGTSAAVSYPESTARQHEVVAVFKYKLTNHLMPKFEFRYQQFDNKDFQTSPMSQYMGCASAATGTAVPGCPIRVVSSTTSPTPVLSPNAPISFYPYFQVVDNSSARYLFLGVDQPSYHAYYVSATLEFHF; from the coding sequence ATGAAAATTCAGAGATCAAGACAATCTGCATACCTGGCAGTGTTCGCCCTCCTTTTCTGCTCGCTCGCCCTGTTCGCTGAAGACAAAGATAAAGACAAGGACAAGCCCGCCGAGGAGAAGCCTGCCCAGTATGGTGTCATCGAATTCGGAGCGCGCTACTCCTGGGGCAATGTCGACGGTCGTCAGGACCTTCTGCTGGGTCCCGGCGGTCCAGCAGCCACTGGAAATCCGTCGCTCGCCCCAGGCTGCCTGGGTTGCGGAACTTCGTTGGACCCCGTGCTGCGTTTCTCCAAATACGGAGAGTATCGCGATATCCGCAATGGTTTCTTCGTTCGCAAACTCGATGCCACCTTCGATAACCTGCTCAACACCAAGTACTACGCGATCCTGCAGTCGCAAAAGTCGATCTACCGCGACCAGAGCTATCTGGCAACCTTCGGACAGTACGGCAAGTTCAAGGTCCAGTTCCGCTACGATGAGATCCCACACGTCTACAGCGACGTTACCCGCACTCTCTTTACCAAGACCGCCACGGGTGTTTGGAGCTACCCCTCAGCAATCCGCTCCACCTTACAGGCCAGCACGACCGCCAATCTCCCCTCGCTGATCGCCGGCACAGGCACCAATGCTCAGCAGGGAGTGGTAACAAATTCCAGTCTCATCACCCCGAGCATATTACGCAAAGCGGGCACCTTCCTGGCTTCCTACGATCTCAGCGAGAATCTCAACATCAACGGTTCGTTCTTCCGCGAAGCGGAGGATGGCTACCGGCCGATTGGGCTGATCATGAACTCCAGCCCCAGCGCCAGCGCCACTTCCGGCTTCGGTGTCGAACTGCCGGAGACGATCAGCTACTTCAACAATCTGGCGCGTATGGGGGCGGAATACGGCAAACACGACTGGGCGGTCCAGGGCGCCTTCGTGGGTTCCTTTTTCGAACAGAACATCCCCTCGATGACCTGGGACAACCCCTTCCTGCTGACGCAGCCTGCCGGCTCTGCTGCCATCTCCAATCCCACCACCGGGCGCATGACGCTATATCCCAACAACCAGGCTTACTACATCAATCTCGCCGGCGCCGCCGACTTGGGGAAGTGGGTACGCTTGATGGCCAGCATCAGTCCTGGCTGGCTGCGTCAGGATGATTCCTTCCTGCCTTACACTACCAATGGCGCGATCACCGGATGCGGCGGGGTGACCGGTGCGCCCTGCACGACGACTGCCTCTCTCCCAGCTCCGAGTCTGGAAGGCAGCAAGCAGACTCTGGCCATGAACTATACCTTTGTCACCCTCCCCTGGAAGCAATTCCAGATAAAGGCCATGTATCGTCACTACGACTACAACAACAACACCCCGGTGCGTACTTTCACTCCGACCGAAGGTGATGCGGCCTCGCCGGTTGTCGCCGGTGTGGAAAACACTCCTTTCGGCTTCAACCGCAAGAACTTCGATTTAACCGGGAACTGGTACTTTGCCAAGAAGAGTTCAGCCAAGATCGGCTACCAGGCCGAATGGATGGATCGCTCACACCGCGACGTCGAGCACTCATTGGAGAACACTATCCTCGGCGCCGTCGACGTCGCCTATTGGAAGAACCTTCTGTTCCGGCTGTCTTATCGCCACTCAAGTCGCAAGCCGGATGAATATCAGGACGATAATTCCAGTGACCCGGTCACTGGCGCTCCCATTACCTGCACTGATCCCAGCGTAGCCTTTACCGCCGACCAACGCTGCAGCCGCAGATTCGATGAGGCGCACAGAGTGCGTAACCGCGCCGACGGCCTGATCGAGTACACTCCCCTGGGTTCGTTGACCCTCTCCGCTTTCGGCGGAACTATCCAGGATGACTACAACCAGCGCGGCGATACTAACAGCCCCACCGCGCTGAACTTCCTCACTGGAAGTGCGGCGACCACGAACCCCTATTACCTTTATGGAATCCTGAAAGACATCTCCTACAACTATGGTTTCGGCGCAGATTACGCCTTTTCGCCGCGCCTCTCGTTTTTCGCTGAGTATTCTCACGAGCACTACTACAGAAGGCTGATCTCTCGTAACCGCACCCCAACCAGTGGCACCCAGACCATTCTGACCTGCACCGGCTGCGATACAGCCAACAATGATTGGGAAAGCACAACCCCGGAAAAGGTCGACATCTGGACGGTGGGAACCGACACCAATTTGAATAAGAAGGCGTATTTTTCGACCTATTATTCGTTGTCGGCGGGACTCGCTAACACCCTCTCGCGGTTCCTGGGCGATCCCACCATCACCACCGGTCCGAACGCGTTCGTGTTAGTGGGCACCAGCGCCGCCGTAAGCTACCCAGAGTCAACCGCCCGCCAGCATGAAGTGGTGGCGGTCTTCAAGTACAAGCTCACCAACCATCTCATGCCCAAATTCGAGTTCCGCTATCAGCAATTCGACAACAAGGACTTCCAGACCTCCCCCATGTCGCAGTACATGGGCTGCGCTAGCGCTGCTACGGGGACCGCGGTGCCGGGATGTCCCATCCGAGTGGTCAGCAGTACGACCTCGCCCACGCCGGTCCTGAGCCCCAACGCGCCTATCAGCTTCTACCCATATTTCCAGGTCGTCGACAACTCGTCGGCGCGGTACTTGTTCCTGGGCGTAGACCAGCCGTCCTACCATGCCTACTACGTATCGGCGACTCTGGAGTTCCACTTCTAA
- a CDS encoding cytochrome c3 family protein, translated as MKNFIFVLISLLLSITTVSAASKPAPADKSAECLACHSDVNLVKEVNGKNVSLRVDEQKFKNSIHGSMFGCTDCHTDVKGFPHDPAPAKVSCQTCHADQVTQYENSLHAQARKNGDTKAATCLDCHGSAHEIVVASDPNSPVNHVNIPKTCGSCHGQKFVMEASGHSAAQFVSYEESVHGKAVAAGSEKAAVCTDCHGAHEILPAGNPKSPIFKFNVPNTCAQCHSGVKQEFMGSIHGQAVSRGNWQAPVCTDCHGIHAIKSHVDPNSSVSAQALARTTCARCHEGVRLSQEFGVAGRRASTYLASYHGLASKLGSNVVANCASCHGVHNILPSSDPKSTINQANLVKTCGRCHPGASENFARGKIHVGAPLSADMGSIAVRWIRRFYLAMIFAVIGGMVLHNFLIWRKKAVEHRKNGHRAVTRMDKNQRIQHLLLLSSFFVLVITGFALKYPDSWFASMLGLGEKVRGIVHRAAGVVLIGVSLYHLAYLIADRKGRRIISDMLPEPKDAWDVVGVLRYYLGLGKHKPEFKRFTYAEKAEYWALVWGAVVMATTGLMLWFKMTVGHLLPRWWLDIATAIHFYEAVLATLAILVWHFYQVIFDPDTYPMNWAWYDGKMSLEHYSEEHNLDRQTISEAIRAEAAEQPAQAEDEPVHSGSVEESAPNLKN; from the coding sequence ATGAAAAATTTCATATTCGTCCTCATATCTCTACTGCTTTCGATCACGACGGTTTCGGCCGCAAGTAAACCCGCTCCTGCGGACAAAAGCGCCGAGTGCCTCGCTTGTCACAGCGACGTAAATCTGGTCAAAGAAGTAAACGGGAAAAACGTCAGCCTGCGGGTGGATGAGCAGAAATTCAAGAACTCGATTCACGGCAGCATGTTCGGCTGTACCGATTGCCACACCGACGTCAAGGGCTTCCCGCATGATCCGGCCCCGGCGAAGGTGAGTTGCCAGACCTGCCACGCTGACCAGGTCACACAATACGAGAACAGCCTGCACGCGCAGGCTCGCAAGAATGGCGACACCAAAGCCGCCACCTGCCTCGATTGTCACGGCAGTGCTCATGAAATTGTGGTCGCCAGCGATCCCAATTCACCGGTGAACCACGTCAATATTCCCAAAACCTGCGGAAGCTGCCACGGCCAGAAGTTCGTCATGGAAGCCAGCGGTCACAGCGCTGCCCAGTTCGTCTCCTATGAGGAGAGCGTGCATGGTAAGGCGGTGGCTGCGGGTTCGGAAAAGGCCGCCGTGTGCACCGATTGCCACGGAGCGCATGAAATCCTACCCGCCGGTAATCCCAAATCGCCGATCTTCAAATTCAACGTGCCCAATACCTGTGCCCAGTGTCACAGCGGAGTGAAACAGGAATTCATGGGCAGCATTCACGGGCAGGCAGTCAGCCGCGGAAATTGGCAGGCTCCCGTGTGCACCGATTGTCACGGGATCCACGCCATCAAGTCGCACGTCGATCCTAATTCTTCCGTTTCTGCGCAGGCCCTGGCGCGAACCACCTGCGCACGCTGTCACGAGGGAGTGCGGCTCTCACAGGAATTCGGAGTCGCCGGACGCCGCGCTTCGACTTATCTGGCCAGCTATCACGGACTGGCATCGAAGCTGGGCTCCAATGTGGTTGCGAACTGCGCCAGTTGCCACGGGGTTCACAACATCCTGCCCTCGTCCGACCCCAAGTCCACGATCAACCAGGCCAACCTGGTCAAGACATGTGGCCGGTGTCACCCTGGAGCGAGCGAAAACTTCGCGCGTGGCAAGATCCACGTCGGTGCACCCCTCTCCGCCGATATGGGCAGCATCGCTGTGCGCTGGATCCGCCGCTTCTATCTCGCCATGATCTTCGCGGTGATCGGCGGCATGGTGTTGCACAACTTCCTGATCTGGAGAAAGAAGGCTGTCGAACACCGCAAGAATGGCCACCGAGCAGTCACGCGCATGGACAAAAACCAGCGCATACAGCACCTGCTGCTGCTGTCTTCCTTCTTCGTACTGGTCATCACCGGCTTTGCTTTGAAATATCCCGATTCCTGGTTCGCCAGCATGCTGGGACTAGGCGAAAAGGTGCGCGGCATCGTCCACCGTGCCGCCGGCGTGGTGCTGATCGGGGTATCCCTGTACCACCTCGCCTACCTGATTGCGGACCGCAAAGGCCGGCGCATTATCTCAGACATGCTGCCCGAACCAAAAGATGCCTGGGACGTTGTGGGGGTGCTGCGCTATTATCTCGGTCTCGGCAAGCACAAACCTGAATTTAAACGCTTCACTTATGCGGAAAAGGCAGAGTACTGGGCTTTAGTCTGGGGCGCGGTGGTGATGGCCACAACCGGACTGATGTTGTGGTTCAAGATGACCGTGGGCCATCTGCTGCCGCGCTGGTGGCTCGACATAGCTACGGCTATCCACTTCTATGAAGCCGTGCTGGCCACGTTAGCTATTCTGGTCTGGCATTTTTACCAGGTGATTTTCGATCCGGATACGTATCCAATGAACTGGGCCTGGTATGACGGGAAGATGTCGCTGGAGCACTATTCAGAAGAACACAATCTGGACCGGCAGACGATTTCCGAGGCGATCCGAGCCGAAGCCGCTGAGCAGCCGGCGCAGGCGGAAGACGAACCGGTTCACTCGGGCAGCGTTGAAGAATCAGCACCGAACTTGAAAAACTGA